The DNA sequence CGACTGTCAAACATTTGCCTGTCATTTTTGATTACTTCTTCATCCAGTATTGCCTTTTGCATGCCAGGTTCCTCATTAAGAATAAATTCTGTTTTACCCCAGGAAGTAATAAGGCAGGAATGTCCGGCCAATTTGCCCAGGGCTGAGTTGCCCATGCCATTGCAGGCCAGGATGTAGCACTGATTTTCAATGGCTCTGGCCTTGATCAGGGTCAGCCAGTGCTCAATGCGAGCCAGGGGCCATTGGGCATTGAGCACGAAAATGTCCGGTTCAAAGGCATGCTGGATCAGAAAAAGTTCAGGATAGCGCAGGTCATGGCAGATGGCAAAACCCATTTTAATGTCATGCCATTGAAATAACTCAGGGGACTTATTGCCAGCTGTAAAATACTCATTTTCCCTGCCAGGGAGAAAAAGGTGCAGCTTGCTGTAAAGCTCCATTGTTCCGCCATCAGGTGAGAAAAGGTAAAATGTGTTGTAGTATTTATCCGCCTTACGGCACCACAGGCTTCCGGCAAGAATATGACCAGTGTCTCTGGCAAATTTTTCCATGATATCCTTGATTTCAAGACATTGATCAGCCCACTTTTCCTTATGGTCGTAATCAAATCCTCCAAGAAAAAGCTCAGGAAAAACCCACAGGCTTTTGGTATCCTCAGCCGCAATCCTGTCTAACCAGGGATTAATTTCCTTGATTTCTCCAAGTACTGGGGTCTGGCAAACTCCAACGCAAACTGTTTTCATTCTTTTACCTCGAATATGAGTGGTCAGTGTAATAGATTTGCTTTACCTGCTGCTGAATTGTTCTATGGACAATTGTTGTCAGTTATCAGTTATTTGTTATTAGTTGTTAGTGATAAGCCTTTCACCCGGGGGACCGGGACTGATAATTGTGAGTAACTTTATGAGTCTGCCACTTTTCTGGAAATTGGGACAGTCCCCGCGAGGTGCTATAAAAAAGATTGATGCTGCTTTGATACCTGGAAGAAATTTGCTTTGATGATAAAATTTTCACAGCGAGGGACAGTCCCCCTCCGGGCTGTAAGCCTCCGGGCAGGAAGCTGTGCCAGGCGTAAGGCTCTCATCTTTGACGGAACTTTTCTGGTGAATGAGAATCAATCATATGTAAAAATCATAAAAATTGTGAAAATTCACCACTCGTCCCCAGGCTCCAGCCTGGGGACGTTTAGTTCTTGCGGCTCCAGCCGCTTCTTCATGCCAAAGCCTGGATTCCGGCTTTCGCCGGAATGACGACAAAGAGTAATAGTTAGCTTTAACCGTCACCCCGGACTTGATCCGGGGTCCAGTTTTTTTTAGTTACTTGTAATCTCCTCCCCCGGGCGGCCCAGGACCGCGCCTGTGTGCAAAGTACCAACTAATCCATGTCTACTTTTTGTCTGTTTTTTCAATTTTTTCCATACAACCCTGCTCACCGCACTTGGGGCATTTTTTGGGTTTGCATCTTCCCTCTTTTGTTTCGCCGCACTTTTCGCATTTAAATTCAGCCATTAATTCATACCTCCGCAATATTGAATGGTTAATTTGAACTCATACTTATTAATTGCAGCTGATTTTCATCAAGACCATAAAGAAAATCAAGGAAAAAAGTTTCCAGGCTGCCAGGCCCTGAAGCTTTTTGCGCTGCCATTTGTCCACATACACCCATTATAGCCATGCCCATGGCTGCTGCCTGGAAATAATCCTTTTCCACGGCTGCAAAAGCAGCTGTCAGACAGGTGCTTGAGCATCCCATACCTGTGATGAGGGTCATCATGGGGTGTCCATTGGCTACTTTTGTTACTTGATCCTTGGAAACAATAATGTCAGTAGCACCGCTCACGCAAACAACGCAATTATACTGACGTGACAGACTCAAGGCAGATTCAACGGCCTGGTCGGATGCGTGCAGACTGTCAACTCCGCGAGGTTTATCAGCAGAACCGCTCAGGGCCATTATCTCTGAAGCATTGCCCCTTAGA is a window from the Desulfonatronovibrio magnus genome containing:
- a CDS encoding nitrilase-related carbon-nitrogen hydrolase translates to MKTVCVGVCQTPVLGEIKEINPWLDRIAAEDTKSLWVFPELFLGGFDYDHKEKWADQCLEIKDIMEKFARDTGHILAGSLWCRKADKYYNTFYLFSPDGGTMELYSKLHLFLPGRENEYFTAGNKSPELFQWHDIKMGFAICHDLRYPELFLIQHAFEPDIFVLNAQWPLARIEHWLTLIKARAIENQCYILACNGMGNSALGKLAGHSCLITSWGKTEFILNEEPGMQKAILDEEVIKNDRQMFDSRQSPFFDLKFRHLDI
- a CDS encoding RCKP-type rubredoxin-like domain-containing protein; translated protein: MAEFKCEKCGETKEGRCKPKKCPKCGEQGCMEKIEKTDKK
- the thiM gene encoding hydroxyethylthiazole kinase, yielding MITPQTTWTKLQEIRQNKPLVLNITNIVVTNITANVLLALGASPAMAVSADEIQELTALSGALVLNMGTPGKTQIKTMELAAQKARETGIPIVLDPVGAGASKIRTETPINFLRQGMVDILRGNASEIMALSGSADKPRGVDSLHASDQAVESALSLSRQYNCVVCVSGATDIIVSKDQVTKVANGHPMMTLITGMGCSSTCLTAAFAAVEKDYFQAAAMGMAIMGVCGQMAAQKASGPGSLETFFLDFLYGLDENQLQLISMSSN